In the genome of Flavobacterium panacagri, one region contains:
- a CDS encoding alpha-2-macroglobulin family protein, with protein MKVKGLALVFFVFFIFQSCGRKSAADFNSDFSLFKDYITSFTGGIVSSDSDIRVVLAFDKNDWKPNQELDDDLFDISPSVSGKVVALSTNTLAFIPEKKLKMGTEYQVTLNLDKLTAIPKEKEKELSKFNFTVKTVKQDFTINTGDIQSYSKEYQYLNCVLKTADNIDLETAQKLVEAKHNGNNLKIKFEKTNGLAKEFRFIIDSIQRQSEASNLEIIYDGNDFDIDQKGQIDFPITSINEFKVIKVEVPDGNNQQVLINFSEPLEKGQDFAGLVSIQNTNNLKFSTQGNLLKVYFTNQNTPKKEEPVAVAVTEPVEVAVDSAAVVIDSAAVAVESAVAVVEDAVEYVPDEQPEQVVTGELLLEVFEGIESQYGKKLESNYSEKISFDQIKPNIRFVKNGTILPSSNNLKLNFEAVNLSAVDVKVYKIYKNNILQFLQYNELNGGQNLKKVAQPIAKTTLNLRESTLVNLTKWNTYALDLSKIIKPEPGAIYRVEFVYKKKYSLYKCETSDGNDEEAEEEEVDENDVNYSGNSYDDYYYYDDYDWRESQDPCTGSYYYNARIATNILASDLGVIAKRGENKSYLFAVNNIVTTEPVSNARVDLYNFQQQKIATEATSSEGIASFQLDKFAYFAIVTLGDQSTYVKLDDGLSLSVSNFDVAGETLQKGLKGFIYGERGVWRPGDNLYLSFILNDAANKLPKSHPIKFRLNDPNGKTVYQTVQRTNDLNHYAFVVPTNQDAPTGNWEAMVSVGGAKFYKSIKIETIKPNRLKIKNTFSRKTLSASYPNTDNLEVTWLHGAIAKNLNVEMQAKFSQQTTTFKGYEKYSFDDIVRQFSTEEINVFSGKLNESGKASVNIQPRLQGQAPGMLRASFITKVYEEGGDFSTDVMSTTYSPYQTYVGLKTPELNKYNMLETRTNNRFEVVTVDENGRPKAVRNLEVRIYKVDWRWWWDSSSDNLSNYNSSNSTTAYKSIVINTDSSGKGSFQFALTDEEWGRYLIRVEDTNDGHATALTVNIDWPIWSGKTRNRDASTANMLVFSTDKKNYAVGEKAQISFPSSEGGRALISVENGSRVVQTIWAETKKGETKVEVPITGAMAPNVYFNITLLQPHATTKNDSPIRMYGIVPIEVVDKNTILAPTLNMPDVLRPEQPFTVKVGEKSGKEMTYTIAVVDEGLLDLTRFKTPNAWDSFYVREALGVKTWDVYDDVIGAYGGKINQIFSIGGDQDLGGGKAKKANRFKPVVLYYGPFKLGKGETKSHELKLPKYIGSVRTMVVAGDANTSAYGSVEKATQVKSPLMVLASLPRKISPSEKVTLPVTVFATESKIKNVTIQVKTSNGLKVAGSAVQKLNFAQPDEKMAYFNLVVGAATGIAKVQVIATSGSEKSTYDVEIDMTNPNPVTSTFTDVVLSPNSAKTISWKTFGIAGSNKARLEVSSMPSMNLNGRLQFLIQYPHGCVEQTTSSVFPQLYLSDVADIDAKRKDLIQKNIAAGIARLGNFQLSNGGLPYWQGNAIADDWGTSYAGHFLIEAEKKGYVLPINFKSKWLSYQQKEAKQWRFEPKYGNDLAQAYRLYTLALAGSADLSSMNRLRETKGISNESMLRLAAAYVLAGQKSAGQSLFLKTSIDGSSDGYSYYYYGSSERNRAMALETMLLLDQKQKAFVTASKLAKEMSANQWMSTQTTAYCLYAMSKFAVSNGPKGINIQFSKNGKGETINTGKSVADRSLSVASGTNSITLKNNKNNTVYVRILNTGILPIGQENAVQSDVSASIVFKNRKGSIINVSRINQGTEFVAEVTVKNQRGESVQNVALSQILPSGFEIVNTRFTDYGDAVNNIADYIDIRDDRTNFYFGMKARETKVFRILLNASYLGNYYLPGLQCEAMYDNTFLARTKGFWVEVVK; from the coding sequence GTGAAAGTAAAAGGTTTAGCTCTCGTATTTTTTGTGTTTTTTATTTTTCAATCCTGTGGTAGAAAATCGGCTGCTGATTTCAATTCGGATTTTTCATTGTTTAAAGATTACATAACCAGTTTTACTGGGGGAATTGTTTCCTCAGATTCTGATATTCGTGTGGTTTTGGCTTTTGATAAAAATGATTGGAAACCCAATCAAGAATTAGACGATGATTTGTTTGATATTTCGCCAAGCGTGAGCGGAAAAGTCGTTGCACTTTCAACCAATACCTTAGCTTTTATTCCAGAGAAAAAACTCAAAATGGGAACAGAATATCAGGTTACTTTAAACTTAGATAAACTGACTGCTATTCCAAAAGAGAAAGAAAAGGAACTTTCCAAATTCAATTTTACAGTTAAAACGGTAAAACAGGATTTTACGATCAATACAGGCGATATTCAATCCTACAGCAAGGAATATCAATACTTAAACTGCGTTTTGAAAACAGCAGATAATATTGATTTAGAAACGGCCCAAAAGCTGGTTGAGGCCAAACATAATGGAAATAATCTTAAAATTAAGTTTGAGAAAACGAATGGGCTTGCAAAAGAGTTTCGTTTTATAATTGACAGTATTCAACGTCAGTCAGAAGCTTCAAACTTAGAAATTATTTATGATGGAAATGATTTTGATATTGACCAGAAAGGACAAATCGATTTCCCGATTACAAGTATCAACGAATTTAAAGTGATTAAGGTTGAAGTTCCAGATGGAAACAATCAACAGGTTTTAATTAATTTTTCGGAACCTTTAGAAAAAGGACAGGATTTTGCCGGATTAGTTTCGATTCAAAATACCAATAACTTGAAATTTTCGACTCAAGGGAATTTACTAAAAGTATATTTTACCAATCAAAATACACCTAAAAAAGAAGAACCTGTGGCAGTCGCTGTTACAGAACCTGTTGAGGTTGCAGTAGATTCAGCTGCTGTTGTGATTGATTCGGCAGCTGTTGCAGTAGAGTCAGCTGTTGCAGTTGTAGAGGATGCTGTTGAATATGTGCCAGATGAGCAACCTGAACAAGTCGTAACTGGCGAATTATTATTGGAAGTTTTTGAAGGAATCGAAAGTCAGTATGGTAAAAAATTAGAATCAAATTATTCGGAGAAAATATCCTTTGACCAGATAAAACCAAATATCCGTTTTGTAAAAAATGGAACGATTCTGCCAAGTTCCAACAATCTAAAACTAAATTTTGAAGCCGTAAACTTAAGCGCTGTTGATGTAAAAGTCTATAAAATTTACAAAAACAATATCCTGCAGTTTTTGCAGTACAACGAATTAAACGGCGGACAAAATCTTAAAAAAGTAGCACAGCCAATTGCTAAAACTACACTCAATTTAAGAGAAAGCACGCTCGTAAACCTCACTAAATGGAATACGTATGCTTTGGATTTATCTAAAATTATCAAACCAGAACCAGGAGCGATTTATAGAGTGGAGTTTGTCTATAAAAAGAAATACTCGCTTTATAAATGTGAAACATCTGATGGAAATGATGAGGAAGCAGAAGAGGAGGAAGTAGATGAAAATGATGTAAACTACAGCGGCAACTCTTACGACGATTATTATTACTACGATGATTACGATTGGAGAGAAAGTCAAGATCCTTGTACAGGTTCGTATTATTACAATGCAAGAATTGCGACCAATATTTTAGCTTCGGATTTAGGAGTAATTGCCAAAAGAGGCGAGAACAAATCGTATTTATTTGCTGTAAATAATATCGTTACAACTGAACCTGTTTCGAATGCGAGAGTGGATTTGTATAATTTTCAACAACAGAAAATAGCAACAGAAGCGACAAGCAGTGAAGGAATTGCTTCTTTCCAATTAGACAAATTTGCTTATTTTGCTATTGTAACTTTGGGAGACCAATCGACTTACGTAAAATTGGATGACGGACTTTCGTTATCTGTTAGTAATTTTGATGTTGCCGGCGAAACTTTGCAGAAAGGACTTAAAGGATTTATTTATGGAGAAAGAGGCGTTTGGCGTCCGGGAGATAATTTGTATTTGTCTTTCATTTTAAATGATGCTGCCAATAAACTTCCGAAATCACATCCAATTAAATTCAGATTAAACGATCCGAATGGAAAAACGGTTTATCAAACTGTTCAAAGAACAAACGATTTAAATCATTATGCTTTTGTAGTGCCAACAAATCAAGACGCTCCAACAGGAAATTGGGAAGCGATGGTAAGTGTTGGTGGTGCTAAGTTTTATAAAAGCATTAAAATTGAAACGATTAAACCAAATCGCTTAAAAATTAAAAATACATTTAGCAGAAAAACCCTTTCGGCTTCTTATCCAAATACAGATAATCTTGAAGTAACTTGGCTTCATGGCGCAATAGCTAAGAATTTGAATGTAGAAATGCAGGCTAAATTCTCACAGCAAACGACGACATTTAAAGGATATGAAAAATATAGTTTTGATGATATCGTTCGTCAATTTAGTACAGAAGAAATCAATGTTTTTTCAGGAAAATTAAATGAAAGCGGGAAAGCATCTGTAAATATTCAACCAAGATTACAAGGTCAGGCGCCAGGAATGTTGCGTGCTTCGTTCATTACAAAAGTATATGAAGAAGGAGGAGATTTTAGTACGGATGTTATGTCGACAACCTATTCTCCATACCAAACGTATGTTGGATTAAAAACACCGGAATTAAATAAGTATAATATGCTTGAAACGAGAACAAATAATCGTTTTGAAGTAGTTACAGTTGATGAAAACGGAAGACCAAAAGCAGTTAGAAATCTGGAAGTCAGAATTTACAAAGTAGATTGGAGATGGTGGTGGGATTCATCAAGTGATAATTTGTCGAATTACAATTCATCAAATTCAACAACAGCTTATAAATCGATTGTAATAAATACCGATTCAAGCGGAAAAGGAAGCTTTCAATTTGCTTTAACCGATGAAGAATGGGGACGTTATTTAATTCGTGTTGAAGACACAAACGACGGTCATGCAACTGCTCTAACCGTAAATATCGATTGGCCAATCTGGTCTGGAAAAACACGTAACAGAGATGCTTCAACAGCTAATATGTTAGTTTTTTCTACAGATAAAAAGAATTATGCCGTTGGAGAAAAAGCTCAGATTTCTTTCCCTTCTAGTGAAGGCGGACGTGCCTTGATTTCTGTTGAAAATGGCTCAAGAGTGGTACAAACCATTTGGGCAGAAACAAAAAAAGGAGAAACAAAAGTTGAGGTTCCAATTACTGGAGCAATGGCGCCAAATGTTTATTTTAATATTACATTGCTACAGCCTCACGCGACAACTAAAAACGATTCGCCAATTCGTATGTACGGAATTGTTCCAATTGAAGTGGTGGATAAAAACACGATTTTAGCACCAACTCTGAACATGCCAGATGTATTAAGGCCAGAACAGCCGTTCACAGTAAAAGTTGGAGAGAAATCAGGTAAAGAAATGACGTATACGATTGCGGTTGTTGATGAAGGACTTTTGGATTTAACTCGTTTTAAAACACCAAATGCCTGGGATAGTTTCTATGTTCGTGAGGCACTTGGAGTAAAAACCTGGGATGTTTATGATGATGTAATTGGTGCTTATGGCGGAAAAATAAATCAGATTTTCAGTATTGGTGGAGATCAGGATTTAGGAGGCGGAAAAGCCAAAAAAGCCAATCGCTTTAAACCTGTAGTATTGTATTACGGGCCATTTAAATTAGGTAAAGGAGAAACGAAATCACATGAATTAAAACTCCCAAAATACATTGGTTCGGTTCGAACAATGGTAGTAGCGGGAGATGCAAATACAAGCGCTTACGGAAGTGTAGAAAAAGCGACACAGGTTAAGAGTCCGCTGATGGTATTGGCTTCGTTACCTAGAAAGATTTCGCCATCAGAAAAAGTGACACTTCCGGTTACGGTTTTTGCGACTGAAAGCAAAATTAAAAACGTAACAATTCAGGTAAAAACAAGCAACGGATTAAAAGTTGCTGGAAGTGCTGTTCAGAAACTGAATTTTGCGCAGCCAGATGAAAAGATGGCGTATTTCAATTTAGTTGTAGGTGCAGCAACGGGAATTGCAAAAGTTCAGGTAATTGCAACATCTGGAAGTGAGAAATCAACTTATGATGTTGAAATCGATATGACAAATCCGAATCCAGTTACAAGTACTTTTACAGATGTTGTTTTATCTCCAAATAGTGCCAAAACAATTTCATGGAAAACTTTCGGAATTGCAGGAAGCAACAAAGCAAGATTAGAAGTTTCGTCAATGCCATCAATGAATTTGAATGGAAGATTACAATTCTTGATTCAATATCCGCATGGTTGTGTAGAGCAGACTACTTCTTCGGTTTTTCCTCAATTGTACTTAAGCGACGTGGCTGATATTGATGCGAAACGCAAAGATTTGATTCAGAAAAACATTGCAGCGGGAATTGCGAGATTAGGGAATTTCCAATTATCAAACGGCGGATTGCCTTACTGGCAGGGAAATGCAATTGCAGATGATTGGGGAACTTCTTATGCTGGACATTTCTTAATTGAGGCAGAGAAAAAAGGATATGTATTGCCAATTAATTTCAAATCAAAATGGCTATCGTATCAGCAGAAAGAAGCGAAACAATGGCGTTTTGAGCCTAAATATGGAAATGATTTAGCTCAGGCTTATAGATTGTATACTTTGGCTTTAGCAGGAAGTGCCGATTTATCTTCAATGAACAGATTGCGTGAAACAAAAGGAATTTCGAACGAAAGTATGCTTCGTTTGGCTGCGGCTTATGTTTTGGCAGGGCAAAAATCGGCTGGACAAAGTTTGTTCTTGAAAACTAGTATTGATGGAAGTTCAGATGGCTACAGTTATTACTATTATGGTTCTAGCGAACGAAACAGGGCTATGGCTTTAGAAACAATGCTTCTTTTAGATCAGAAACAAAAAGCATTTGTAACAGCTTCTAAATTAGCTAAAGAAATGTCGGCTAACCAGTGGATGAGTACGCAGACAACGGCTTATTGCTTGTATGCAATGTCGAAATTTGCGGTTAGCAACGGCCCAAAAGGAATTAATATTCAGTTTAGTAAAAACGGAAAAGGCGAGACGATAAATACTGGCAAGTCAGTTGCAGATCGTAGTTTGTCTGTTGCTTCTGGCACAAACAGTATTACTCTGAAAAACAATAAAAACAATACCGTTTATGTTCGCATATTGAATACAGGAATATTGCCAATTGGTCAAGAAAATGCAGTTCAAAGTGATGTTTCAGCTTCAATTGTTTTCAAAAATAGAAAAGGAAGTATAATCAATGTTTCAAGAATTAATCAGGGAACTGAATTTGTTGCCGAGGTTACCGTTAAAAATCAAAGAGGAGAAAGTGTTCAAAATGTGGCGTTATCACAGATTCTGCCATCAGGATTCGAAATTGTAAACACTCGTTTCACAGATTACGGAGATGCTGTAAACAACATCGCTGATTATATTGACATTCGTGACGATAGAACGAATTTCTATTTCGGAATGAAAGCCAGAGAAACAAAAGTTTTCCGTATTCTGCTGAATGCATCTTATTTAGGGAATTATTATTTACCTGGATTGCAATGCGAAGCGATGTATGACAATACATTCTTGGCACGAACAAAAGGTTTCTGGGTTGAAGTTGTTAAATAA